From Pseudoalteromonas sp. R3, one genomic window encodes:
- a CDS encoding HNH endonuclease, with amino-acid sequence MDREVWEELGDDPESVRSLSRNIKAGLEILKADKLDSYDHASAIEGGVSYRVHLKRERNSDLRKKFLQKRKREGALSCELCGERATSIDAKYRDSVFEVHHLKPLGLTGETKTSFTDLALLCANCHRAIHSLMRLSPGHISLSQARDMMLLKG; translated from the coding sequence ATGGATAGAGAAGTTTGGGAAGAGCTCGGCGATGATCCAGAAAGTGTTCGATCTTTATCTCGCAATATTAAAGCTGGCCTGGAAATTCTTAAAGCAGATAAGCTAGATAGTTATGACCATGCAAGTGCAATAGAGGGAGGGGTGTCATATCGAGTGCACCTTAAGCGAGAAAGAAATAGCGATTTGCGGAAAAAGTTTCTCCAAAAACGAAAGCGGGAGGGGGCACTTTCCTGTGAATTGTGTGGTGAGCGGGCAACGAGTATAGATGCGAAGTATAGGGACAGCGTATTTGAAGTGCATCATTTGAAACCACTTGGCCTTACAGGAGAAACGAAAACTAGCTTTACTGATTTAGCTCTTTTGTGCGCAAATTGCCATAGAGCAATTCATTCTTTAATGCGTCTATCGCCTGGTCATATATCACTTAGCCAGGCCAGGGATATGATGCTTTTAAAGGGCTAG
- a CDS encoding reverse transcriptase domain-containing protein → MKLINEKYRALKPSIDYLTDEVVIAQAWKKTHGYIRSFNWYADTLALDISALTIEENAKIWAKALLDGKPLNDLELVPAAKSEDWAISENGWQFKGDRKDAEGKTKLPIRPLAHLTIRDQTWATAAMMCLADAVETAQGKCEYLPFEKARNKKVYSYGNRLLCDWNKEDKAWFRWGNSETYRKFFTDYQNFLNRPLEIGREVANVSSGNEDVYVVNLDLSKFYNTIDIDILIERLQELAVEFGHELQDDFWNKLRGVFAWKWRPEDIASAKKLNLDDAAIKLGLPQGLVSAGFFANAYLNLFDKEVGSFISKQVDKVTGVTLHDYCRYVDDLRLVVSADNQSISAISKAVNQFIEKKLVSHGGKKLKINDKKTKVNLLSDLDNKGSMANRIKLLQSELSGPTDRDSIDSITGVLENLLTIENESLSFLEDSTPDASLLSIANFDHDIRSDTLKRFAANRLESIVRSKRKMSFDGDESKVTLAEAENELLAKKLIVAWMKDPSLGLVLRKAIEVYPDADLFEPVLESIYQRSSFSNAKKGKDSTTAAMMDYLLADLFRCASDFNGYFQVIKYPAKLEPNSVIELIVRYAQKIIPSAAKSMFVKRQALMLLAVVNKPVLIELGADSIQQSLHKILANNPEEFSSQRAALFEVAGQITGHFDNYASLFIENISPLGDKKLAALAVFAKRGGPFWLALWKQLKKQKLTTLISQLKWAEPAANSLPKPRKQLLSKVITSELNGFRFEHGALKLALGLLDLAVEKPNIVGMPPSSINVAFEGNDTWEKIWKHYIKSIICTTSANVGSRDPRFLIPTWIDATSSSEKAILYWIGSILRASVLGGADYTGTQWKASKVVTYKGLRSSWYKRRMGMIHAPEALIGEYATVSDWFSDLLMRCLQWPGFESSFVKSSDVQLIQDLESFRSCIESRLDKLNELMCRTSELPALPTEVHRPNQFSKGFRIVTVQQILPKTTDFNPSDIELNQPKIRAKHREHLASICSLTLKTLEAKRIADEQDKKPTADLIVFPEVAVHIDDQDLIKRLADKTNAIIFAGLVFTDHKGKLVNIARWFIPDYRESGRQWVIRDQGKHHMNQNEVLLGITSHRPCQHILEVHGHDEGPFRITGSICYDATDIKLAADLRDKTDLFVVAAHNKDVTTFDNMASALQWHMYQHVVICNIGEFGGSTIQAPFKQPYDKLISHVHG, encoded by the coding sequence ATGAAACTAATTAACGAAAAATACCGCGCATTAAAACCTTCTATAGATTATTTAACCGATGAAGTTGTTATTGCCCAAGCATGGAAGAAAACGCATGGTTATATACGGTCTTTCAACTGGTACGCGGATACATTAGCACTTGATATTTCAGCTCTAACAATCGAGGAAAATGCCAAGATATGGGCTAAAGCCCTATTAGATGGCAAACCATTAAATGACTTGGAATTAGTGCCCGCTGCTAAAAGTGAAGATTGGGCGATATCAGAAAATGGCTGGCAATTTAAAGGTGACCGAAAGGACGCTGAAGGTAAAACAAAATTACCTATTAGACCTTTAGCCCACTTAACTATAAGAGATCAAACTTGGGCTACAGCTGCGATGATGTGTTTGGCGGATGCCGTTGAAACAGCCCAGGGTAAGTGTGAATACCTACCATTTGAAAAAGCCAGAAATAAGAAAGTTTATAGTTATGGCAATCGGTTACTATGTGATTGGAACAAAGAGGATAAAGCTTGGTTTCGGTGGGGCAACAGCGAAACTTATCGTAAATTCTTTACTGACTATCAAAACTTTTTAAATCGCCCACTAGAAATAGGCCGTGAAGTAGCCAATGTTAGTTCAGGTAATGAAGACGTATATGTTGTGAATTTAGACTTGTCTAAGTTCTACAATACAATTGACATCGATATATTAATTGAGCGTTTACAAGAGTTAGCCGTTGAATTTGGTCATGAATTGCAGGATGACTTTTGGAATAAATTAAGAGGTGTATTTGCTTGGAAGTGGCGCCCTGAAGATATAGCTTCCGCTAAAAAACTCAATTTAGATGACGCAGCTATCAAATTGGGGTTACCTCAAGGGTTAGTGTCAGCTGGCTTTTTCGCTAATGCTTACCTGAACCTCTTTGATAAAGAAGTTGGCTCTTTTATTAGCAAGCAAGTTGATAAAGTGACGGGTGTTACTTTGCATGACTACTGTCGATATGTTGATGATCTAAGGCTTGTAGTGTCTGCTGACAATCAGTCAATCTCAGCAATTTCAAAAGCCGTGAACCAGTTTATTGAAAAAAAACTGGTATCACACGGTGGAAAGAAGCTAAAAATAAATGACAAAAAGACCAAAGTAAACTTGTTATCTGACCTTGATAATAAAGGTAGCATGGCAAATAGAATTAAGCTTTTACAGAGCGAGTTAAGTGGCCCAACTGATAGAGACTCTATTGATTCTATTACTGGCGTTTTAGAAAACCTATTAACTATTGAGAATGAATCTCTAAGCTTTTTAGAGGACAGTACGCCTGATGCTAGCTTGTTGTCGATTGCAAATTTCGATCATGATATTAGATCCGATACTTTAAAACGGTTCGCTGCGAACAGACTTGAATCAATTGTTCGTAGCAAGCGAAAAATGAGTTTTGATGGTGACGAATCGAAAGTTACTTTGGCAGAGGCAGAGAATGAATTACTGGCTAAAAAGCTAATTGTTGCATGGATGAAAGATCCTTCTTTGGGGTTGGTTTTAAGAAAAGCTATAGAAGTTTACCCTGATGCTGATTTGTTTGAGCCTGTATTGGAATCGATTTATCAACGTAGTAGTTTTAGCAACGCTAAAAAAGGCAAAGACTCTACAACCGCTGCGATGATGGATTATTTATTAGCAGACTTGTTCAGGTGTGCAAGTGACTTCAACGGCTATTTTCAAGTTATAAAATATCCCGCTAAACTAGAGCCGAACTCTGTAATTGAGCTAATAGTCAGATATGCTCAAAAGATTATTCCTAGCGCAGCTAAGTCAATGTTTGTTAAGCGCCAAGCGTTAATGCTACTGGCTGTAGTTAATAAGCCTGTACTTATTGAGCTAGGTGCTGATTCTATCCAGCAGTCTTTACACAAGATCCTAGCTAATAACCCCGAAGAGTTCAGCTCTCAGAGAGCCGCATTATTTGAAGTCGCCGGCCAAATCACAGGACATTTTGATAATTACGCGTCGTTATTTATTGAAAACATCTCACCATTAGGAGATAAGAAACTTGCTGCTTTAGCTGTATTTGCTAAACGCGGAGGCCCATTTTGGTTAGCGTTATGGAAGCAGCTTAAAAAACAAAAGCTAACTACGTTGATTAGCCAGTTAAAGTGGGCTGAACCTGCTGCAAATTCACTACCAAAACCAAGAAAACAATTACTTTCTAAAGTCATCACTTCTGAATTAAATGGCTTTAGATTTGAACACGGCGCACTGAAATTGGCATTAGGATTGTTAGATCTTGCAGTTGAAAAACCAAATATTGTTGGTATGCCGCCAAGTTCTATTAATGTGGCTTTTGAGGGCAACGATACTTGGGAGAAAATTTGGAAGCACTATATAAAGTCTATTATATGCACGACGAGTGCTAATGTTGGATCGAGAGACCCTCGTTTTCTAATACCAACTTGGATTGATGCAACTAGTAGCTCAGAGAAGGCTATACTGTATTGGATCGGCAGCATATTGCGAGCGTCAGTGTTAGGTGGTGCTGATTATACAGGCACCCAATGGAAGGCGAGCAAGGTTGTAACTTACAAAGGGTTAAGAAGTAGCTGGTATAAGAGGCGTATGGGTATGATCCATGCACCAGAAGCATTGATCGGTGAATATGCCACTGTCAGTGACTGGTTTTCAGATTTATTAATGCGTTGTCTTCAGTGGCCTGGTTTCGAATCATCATTTGTAAAAAGCTCAGATGTTCAGTTGATACAAGATTTAGAGTCTTTCAGGAGTTGCATAGAATCACGCTTGGATAAATTGAACGAATTAATGTGTAGAACAAGCGAATTGCCAGCACTGCCTACAGAGGTTCATCGTCCTAATCAATTCAGCAAAGGCTTTAGAATTGTTACAGTTCAACAAATCCTTCCTAAGACTACTGACTTTAACCCCTCCGATATTGAGTTGAACCAGCCCAAGATCCGTGCAAAACATCGGGAACACTTAGCTTCAATATGTAGCCTAACGTTAAAAACGTTAGAGGCTAAACGAATTGCTGATGAGCAAGACAAAAAACCAACGGCTGATTTAATTGTTTTCCCAGAAGTTGCGGTTCATATAGATGATCAAGACTTAATTAAGCGCTTAGCAGATAAGACAAATGCAATTATTTTTGCAGGTTTGGTATTTACAGACCATAAAGGCAAGCTAGTAAATATTGCAAGGTGGTTTATTCCAGACTATCGAGAAAGTGGCCGCCAATGGGTGATTAGAGATCAGGGCAAACACCACATGAATCAAAACGAGGTTCTACTGGGTATAACAAGTCATCGACCTTGCCAGCATATTTTGGAAGTCCACGGCCACGATGAGGGGCCATTTCGTATTACCGGATCTATATGCTATGACGCCACTGATATAAAGTTAGCTGCAGATTTGCGTGATAAGACTGATTTATTCGTTGTAGCTGCACACAACAAAGATGTAACTACCTTCGACAATATGGCATCAGCACTTCAATGGCACATGTATCAACATGTCGTAATCTGCAACATCGGTGAGTTTGGTGGATCAACAATCCAAGCACCTTTTAAACAACCGTATGACAAACTTATTTCTCATGTTCATGGGTAG
- a CDS encoding restriction endonuclease subunit S: MSVESVITENLDIWTSAIKTKSASGRGSSNKLELYGIKKLRELILQLAVRGKLVQQDSNDEPAEKLIEKIEIIKQKLIKDKVFKKIKAKQPASEENYPHKLPRSWKFMPLTEAYYPISPGGKKLKKTEMSEEGLYPVVDQGQEFISGYTNDESVLIKIPNDVIVFGDHTRNIKLINFDFVAGADGTKILCPILIEPDFFYLSLCSFDLESRGYGRHFKILNENLLALPPLAEQSRIVTKVNEMMALCDQLESKTESSIEAHKTLVETLLATLTNAKDAEELNESWQRISEHFDTLFTTEDSIDQLKQTILQLAVMGKLVKQDPNDEPASALLERIAQEKEKLIKNKKIKKQKALLPISEDEKPFELPVGWEWSRIGNASLRTDYGLSDKSSENIDGVPVLAMGQIQEGKVILDVQKVVPSDVESLPELYLESRDLLYNRTNSAELVGKTGIYEGADSAYTYASYLIRIRTLKDNFLPEFLNLNMQTPIFRKTQIVPHLKQQCGQANVNGTIMKSMLVAIAPEAEMKRVNYKLNQLLSLCDELKLKLQAAKSTQAFLADSISLSLVN, from the coding sequence ATGTCTGTAGAAAGCGTTATTACCGAAAACCTCGATATTTGGACATCGGCAATTAAAACCAAATCTGCATCAGGCAGAGGCAGCTCAAATAAGCTTGAACTTTATGGGATTAAAAAACTGAGAGAGTTGATCTTACAGCTAGCGGTTAGAGGGAAGCTTGTTCAGCAAGACTCAAATGACGAACCAGCTGAAAAGTTAATAGAGAAAATTGAGATTATTAAGCAAAAGCTCATTAAAGATAAAGTATTTAAGAAAATCAAAGCTAAACAGCCTGCTTCTGAAGAAAATTATCCCCATAAGCTTCCCAGAAGTTGGAAGTTTATGCCTCTTACAGAAGCTTATTATCCAATTTCTCCTGGCGGTAAAAAGTTAAAGAAAACCGAAATGTCAGAAGAAGGTCTGTATCCAGTCGTCGATCAAGGCCAAGAGTTTATTTCAGGCTATACAAATGATGAATCGGTACTAATTAAAATACCCAACGATGTTATTGTCTTTGGTGATCATACTCGAAATATAAAGTTGATTAATTTTGATTTCGTGGCTGGCGCTGATGGCACCAAAATTTTATGCCCAATCCTTATTGAACCAGACTTTTTTTATCTAAGTTTGTGTAGCTTTGATTTGGAAAGTCGCGGATATGGCCGTCATTTCAAAATTCTTAACGAGAATCTTTTAGCGTTACCTCCTTTGGCTGAGCAATCTCGGATAGTAACAAAAGTTAATGAGATGATGGCTCTTTGTGATCAACTTGAGTCTAAAACAGAATCTAGTATTGAAGCACATAAAACACTGGTTGAAACGTTATTAGCGACGCTTACCAACGCCAAAGACGCTGAGGAGCTAAACGAAAGTTGGCAGCGCATCAGCGAGCACTTCGACACTTTATTCACCACAGAAGACAGCATCGACCAACTAAAACAAACCATCCTGCAACTCGCGGTGATGGGTAAACTAGTAAAACAAGACCCCAATGACGAACCCGCGTCAGCATTGTTAGAACGAATAGCTCAAGAAAAAGAAAAGCTAATCAAAAATAAGAAAATTAAAAAGCAAAAAGCACTTCTACCAATATCAGAGGATGAAAAGCCTTTCGAGCTTCCAGTGGGATGGGAGTGGAGCCGTATTGGAAATGCATCATTGAGGACGGACTACGGCTTGTCTGATAAGTCTAGTGAAAATATTGATGGCGTGCCTGTATTGGCAATGGGACAGATTCAAGAAGGGAAAGTAATTTTGGATGTTCAGAAGGTGGTTCCGTCTGATGTTGAATCACTCCCTGAACTTTATTTGGAATCAAGAGATTTGCTCTATAACAGAACAAATAGTGCTGAACTAGTCGGTAAAACGGGGATATATGAAGGTGCTGACTCTGCGTACACATATGCATCATATTTAATTCGTATAAGAACCTTAAAAGACAATTTTTTGCCAGAATTCTTAAACTTGAATATGCAAACCCCAATATTTAGGAAAACTCAAATTGTCCCCCATCTTAAGCAACAATGCGGGCAAGCAAATGTAAATGGAACGATCATGAAAAGTATGCTTGTAGCTATTGCACCTGAAGCCGAAATGAAAAGAGTTAATTACAAGCTGAACCAGCTTTTAAGTTTATGTGACGAGTTAAAATTAAAGCTTCAAGCAGCAAAATCAACCCAAGCATTTTTAGCCGACTCTATTTCATTGTCATTAGTCAACTAG
- a CDS encoding N-6 DNA methylase, giving the protein MSVSTVIKSIQDIMRKDAGVDGDAQRLGQLSWLLFLKIFDAQEEELEFELDDYREPIPEQYLWRNWAADSEGITGDELLEFINDDLFPTLKNLTAPIDKNPRGFVVREAFSDAFNYMKNGTLLRQVINKLNEVDFTDSKERHLFGDIYEQILRDLQSAGNAGEFYTPRAVTRFMVNRIDPKLGEQVFDPACGTGGFLACSVDHVKNNYVKTGADHKTLQSQIHGVEKKQLPHLLATTNMMLHGIEVPVQVKHDNTLNKPLSSWDSDFDVIVTNPPFGGTEEDGIEKNFPAEMQTRETADLFLQLIVEVLKDGGRAAVVLPDGTLFGEGVKTKIKKLLTEECNLHTILRLPNGVFNPYTGIKTNILFFTKGQPTKDIWFYEHPYPEGVKNYSKTKPMKFEEFETEIQWWGEESDGFASRVENEQAWKVDFVAKRKAAEADAKPHWDKAENTKAEAEKVKAEIDALKSSDSAIDDKAKKLLKEKVDSLKAQREELLKRANAEQSQGDAIFNAIFNFDIKNPHVGEQVSHDPDELLEQYQTQQKGIQKLRDQLKDILADALSSNNEGKA; this is encoded by the coding sequence ATGTCAGTTAGTACAGTTATAAAATCGATTCAAGACATCATGCGCAAAGATGCGGGTGTTGATGGTGACGCACAGCGTTTAGGTCAGTTATCCTGGTTACTCTTCTTAAAGATCTTCGACGCACAAGAAGAAGAGCTTGAATTTGAATTAGATGACTATCGCGAGCCAATTCCAGAGCAATACCTATGGCGTAACTGGGCGGCTGACTCCGAAGGGATCACAGGTGACGAGTTACTAGAGTTTATTAATGACGATTTATTCCCAACGTTAAAAAACTTAACAGCACCAATTGATAAAAATCCACGTGGTTTCGTTGTTAGAGAAGCATTCTCAGACGCATTTAACTACATGAAAAACGGTACGTTATTGCGTCAAGTGATCAACAAACTCAATGAAGTTGATTTCACTGACTCTAAAGAGCGCCATTTATTTGGTGATATCTACGAGCAAATCTTACGAGACTTACAAAGCGCAGGTAATGCAGGTGAATTCTATACCCCTCGTGCGGTAACACGCTTTATGGTAAATCGTATTGATCCTAAGTTAGGTGAGCAAGTGTTCGACCCAGCTTGTGGTACGGGTGGTTTCCTCGCTTGCTCGGTAGATCACGTAAAAAATAACTATGTGAAAACAGGTGCTGACCATAAAACGCTGCAAAGCCAAATTCACGGAGTTGAAAAGAAACAGCTACCGCATTTATTAGCCACAACCAATATGATGCTGCACGGAATTGAAGTACCTGTGCAAGTTAAGCATGACAACACTTTGAATAAACCACTATCCAGCTGGGACAGCGACTTCGACGTTATTGTGACCAACCCACCATTCGGTGGTACGGAAGAAGATGGTATCGAAAAGAACTTCCCTGCTGAAATGCAAACCCGTGAAACGGCAGACTTATTCTTACAGCTCATTGTAGAAGTGTTAAAAGATGGCGGCCGCGCAGCAGTAGTATTACCAGATGGCACATTATTTGGAGAAGGTGTTAAAACCAAAATCAAAAAGCTGTTAACCGAAGAATGTAATCTTCACACAATCTTAAGATTACCTAACGGCGTATTTAACCCGTATACGGGTATTAAAACTAACATCCTATTTTTCACCAAAGGCCAGCCAACAAAAGATATCTGGTTCTATGAACACCCATATCCAGAAGGCGTTAAAAATTACTCTAAAACTAAACCAATGAAGTTCGAAGAATTTGAAACTGAAATTCAGTGGTGGGGTGAAGAAAGCGATGGTTTTGCCAGCCGTGTTGAAAATGAACAAGCCTGGAAAGTCGATTTTGTCGCTAAGCGCAAAGCCGCGGAAGCAGATGCAAAACCGCATTGGGACAAAGCTGAAAACACCAAGGCAGAAGCTGAAAAGGTTAAAGCCGAAATCGATGCGCTGAAATCATCTGACTCAGCAATTGATGACAAAGCCAAGAAACTGCTTAAAGAAAAAGTAGATTCTCTAAAAGCGCAAAGAGAAGAGCTATTAAAACGTGCTAATGCCGAGCAATCACAAGGTGATGCTATTTTTAATGCCATTTTCAATTTTGACATTAAAAACCCGCATGTTGGTGAACAAGTAAGTCACGACCCTGATGAACTACTTGAGCAATATCAAACTCAGCAAAAAGGTATTCAAAAACTGCGTGACCAACTAAAAGACATTCTGGCGGATGCACTTTCATCAAATAATGAGGGTAAAGCTTAA
- a CDS encoding DEAD/DEAH box helicase family protein, translated as MSPINKKALSETDIISKFIMPAVKKAGWDDMTQIRQEVKLRDGKVIVRGMAAARKTVKSADIVLYHKPSIPLAVIEAKANKHEIGKGMQQGLDYANLLDVPFIFASNGDGFVFHDKTNPAQLESEITLEDFPTPAQLWDKYCTYKGYQPAQLPIITQDYYDDGSGKSPRYYQLQAINKTVEAVSSGQDRILLVMATGTGKTYTAFQIIWRLWKAKAKKRILFLADRNVLVDQTRTNDFQPFGQAMTKITGRKVDPAYEVHLALYQALTGPEECQKAYKQVDPDFFDLIIIDECHRGSASEDSAWREILEYFSSATQVGLTATPKETDEVSNIDYFGEPVYQYSLKQGIEDGFLAPYKVVRVDIDVDLQGWRPTKGMVDKNGHVIEDRIYNQKDFDRTMVIDERTQLVAETITNYLKRTDPMSKAIVFCNDIDHAERMRRALVNCNPEQVAKNDKYVMKITGDDAVGKAQLDYFINPKKPYPVIATTSELMTTGVDAKTCKLVVLDQNIQSMTKFKQIIGRGTRIDDKFGKLWFTILDFKKATELFADERFDGIPEKVISTKPDDINDPESDFDDVIEDNDPIIDDEFGEIKHPDTDYDISSDETEAGYPSGEIHGDDWGEEAQKVNKYHVNGVSVKKLGERVQYYDEDGKLVTESFKDYTRKTLTKTFSSLDEFVKRWDEAERKQAVIDELAAEGIIWEVLEQEVGKELDPFDMICHVVFDQPPLTRKERANNVKKRNYFTKYGDLAQTVLNELLNKYSDEGVAAIESKDALKTGKVVELGRPLELAKKGFGGAKQYEAAITELEKAIYEAMPEKQA; from the coding sequence ATGACGCAAATTCGCCAAGAAGTGAAACTTCGAGACGGTAAAGTCATAGTTCGTGGTATGGCTGCTGCACGTAAAACAGTTAAAAGTGCTGATATTGTTCTTTATCATAAGCCGTCTATCCCGCTCGCTGTCATTGAGGCGAAAGCCAATAAACACGAAATTGGCAAAGGGATGCAGCAAGGTTTAGATTATGCCAATTTATTAGATGTGCCATTTATATTTGCCAGTAATGGCGACGGCTTCGTATTCCACGATAAAACCAATCCTGCACAATTAGAGTCAGAAATAACATTAGAAGATTTCCCAACACCCGCACAGCTTTGGGATAAATACTGCACATACAAAGGTTACCAACCAGCTCAACTACCTATAATCACACAAGATTACTATGATGATGGTTCTGGAAAATCTCCGCGTTACTATCAGCTACAAGCAATAAACAAAACGGTTGAAGCTGTTTCATCAGGTCAAGATCGCATTTTATTGGTCATGGCAACAGGCACGGGTAAAACCTATACGGCTTTTCAAATTATCTGGCGCTTATGGAAAGCAAAAGCAAAAAAACGAATATTGTTTTTAGCCGATAGAAACGTATTAGTCGATCAAACTCGCACCAATGACTTCCAGCCTTTTGGTCAAGCGATGACTAAAATCACTGGCAGAAAGGTAGACCCTGCATATGAAGTTCATTTAGCACTATACCAAGCACTAACAGGCCCAGAAGAATGCCAAAAAGCATACAAGCAAGTTGACCCAGATTTCTTCGACCTCATCATCATCGATGAGTGTCACAGAGGGAGTGCATCAGAAGACAGCGCTTGGCGAGAAATACTCGAATACTTCAGCTCAGCGACCCAAGTTGGTCTAACGGCGACACCAAAAGAGACTGATGAAGTTTCTAATATCGATTACTTTGGCGAGCCTGTTTATCAATATTCATTAAAACAAGGTATTGAAGATGGGTTTTTAGCGCCATACAAAGTTGTTCGTGTTGATATAGATGTCGATCTACAAGGTTGGCGACCAACTAAGGGAATGGTTGATAAAAACGGCCATGTAATTGAAGACCGTATCTATAACCAAAAAGATTTTGATCGCACAATGGTAATAGATGAGCGCACGCAACTTGTTGCAGAAACCATCACCAATTACCTTAAGCGAACTGATCCCATGTCTAAAGCCATCGTGTTTTGTAACGACATAGATCATGCAGAGCGAATGCGCCGAGCGCTTGTGAACTGTAATCCAGAACAAGTGGCTAAAAACGATAAGTATGTGATGAAAATCACAGGTGATGATGCAGTTGGTAAAGCACAGCTAGACTATTTTATTAACCCTAAAAAGCCTTATCCTGTAATTGCTACAACTTCTGAGCTTATGACAACAGGTGTTGATGCCAAAACCTGTAAGTTAGTTGTACTTGATCAAAACATTCAGTCTATGACCAAGTTCAAGCAAATCATTGGGCGCGGTACTCGTATAGATGATAAATTTGGCAAGTTATGGTTTACAATCTTAGATTTTAAGAAAGCCACTGAACTATTTGCCGACGAGCGATTTGACGGTATACCAGAAAAAGTAATATCAACAAAGCCTGATGATATTAACGATCCTGAATCTGACTTTGATGATGTAATTGAAGATAATGACCCAATAATTGATGATGAGTTTGGTGAAATTAAACATCCAGATACCGATTACGATATATCTTCAGATGAAACTGAAGCCGGCTACCCATCTGGTGAAATCCACGGTGATGATTGGGGCGAAGAAGCACAAAAGGTAAATAAATACCACGTTAACGGCGTTTCAGTTAAAAAACTGGGTGAACGTGTTCAATACTATGATGAAGACGGCAAGCTTGTTACCGAATCTTTTAAAGATTACACCCGCAAAACCCTCACAAAAACCTTTAGCTCTCTTGATGAGTTTGTAAAACGCTGGGATGAAGCCGAGCGCAAGCAAGCGGTTATTGATGAACTTGCAGCTGAAGGCATAATTTGGGAAGTTTTAGAGCAAGAAGTGGGGAAAGAATTAGACCCATTTGATATGATTTGCCATGTTGTTTTTGACCAGCCGCCACTAACGCGAAAAGAACGCGCAAACAATGTTAAAAAGCGCAATTACTTCACCAAATATGGCGATCTAGCCCAAACCGTCCTTAATGAACTGTTAAATAAATACAGTGATGAAGGCGTTGCTGCCATTGAAAGTAAAGATGCCCTTAAAACAGGAAAAGTGGTGGAGCTTGGTCGCCCGTTAGAACTTGCGAAAAAAGGTTTCGGCGGAGCAAAGCAATATGAAGCGGCAATTACCGAATTAGAAAAAGCAATTTACGAAGCTATGCCTGAAAAACAAGCCTAA